CCGCCCGATGTGCTGCTCATCGCGCTGTGTTTTTCCACTCCGGACAGATGGCTTCGTCTGGCGCTGTGGTGTACGGTCGCGTCCGTGGCCGGAGGCCTGCTCGGTTATGCCATCGGCTGGGGCCTGTGGGACACCGTGGGGCAGCCGTTGGTGCATTTCTATCAGGGTGAGCAGGTGGTGGAGTCGGTCCGGATCTGGTATCAGGAATACGGATTCTGGGGCGTCCTCGCCGCGGCCCTGACCCCCATTCCTTATAAGGTCTTCACCATCGCTTCCGGTCTGATGCGTTTTGACCTTGCGCCTTTTGTTCTGGCCTCGGTGCTGGGCCGGGGAGGGCGCTTTTTCCTTGTGGCAGGGCTCATCCGGCTCTGCGGCGCGCGGATCAGACCGTTTCTGGAAAAGCACTTCGAACTGGCCGTTTCCGCGTTGCTGGCACTGGGCATTCTCGGCTTCGCGGTGGTGGCGCTGCTCAAATGACTTCACCGGGCGTTTGCACCCATTGCGGCCACAGGCGGTCCAGAGGGCGAATGATTTTTTCTTTCACCCAGGGCTCCGTGCGGGCCGCGTAGTCCGCGAAGTGGGCCGTATGCCGGTGCTCGTCGTAAAATGTGCGGGCATCGGCATAGCTTTCGTACAAAATGAAGTGCGTCCGATCCCCGGGGTTTTGCAGCACCTCGAAACACAGACACCCCGGCTCCAGCCTGCGCGAGTTTTCGGCCTGCTCCACGGCCACTTCCCGGAACTGCTCCACGCAATCTTCCCTGACAAAAATATCGACGATGACGCTGAACATGGTGTCTCCTGGCTGAGATTGCCGGCCGCTTCATCCATAGATGCCGTTCCCTGGGGCGTCAAAGGCTTCGGGGCTGCCCCGCACTGCGTCACAGGATTTCGCGTTCTTCCTGCCAGAAGACCAGACGCCGCAGAAGCGCATCCATCAGAAAGTAGAGAGCCAGAGAGGCCGCGGCCAGCATGGTCAGAGCCGCGAACATGATGTCGATCTGCATGCGGGCGTTGGCGTGGAGCATGGCGAAGCCCAGTCCGGCGCTGGAGCCGACCCACTCCCCCACCACTGCCCCGATGGGCGCCACGGCCGTGGCCACGCG
Above is a window of Desulfomicrobium orale DSM 12838 DNA encoding:
- a CDS encoding putative quinol monooxygenase; the encoded protein is MFSVIVDIFVREDCVEQFREVAVEQAENSRRLEPGCLCFEVLQNPGDRTHFILYESYADARTFYDEHRHTAHFADYAARTEPWVKEKIIRPLDRLWPQWVQTPGEVI
- a CDS encoding YqaA family protein encodes the protein MTEHSPQTATGNISRNPLRRLYDWTLHWAATPYALPALAVLSFAESSFFPVPPDVLLIALCFSTPDRWLRLALWCTVASVAGGLLGYAIGWGLWDTVGQPLVHFYQGEQVVESVRIWYQEYGFWGVLAAALTPIPYKVFTIASGLMRFDLAPFVLASVLGRGGRFFLVAGLIRLCGARIRPFLEKHFELAVSALLALGILGFAVVALLK